A genome region from Setaria italica strain Yugu1 chromosome III, Setaria_italica_v2.0, whole genome shotgun sequence includes the following:
- the LOC101757531 gene encoding uncharacterized protein LOC101757531 isoform X2, which translates to MDCLGTQEPHSIGTSNGLFKDPHYQKSTFDQTSRANQQNGCSSNEVSKHNIGIAEVHFSRDDSSAEMTNLHPLLPCDYGSSVPTLTPCCSHPETVFSPNWKQDDPQTKAMYHNGAATDDNSEFLQLIFSDTYEGNSSSELQIWDILDLYFPESFAAVQFNTLMGFGNDDCSYNECVDAADMVAMGISPPDKTRGVDDATCRAPVDYTSFYLQNRPSDSENECSSASCMVTGYECTDNQELPVGLLNLMDIGSPGNSDDLSRPSLNTKNIVLVLDLDETLVHSKLQPCDNFDFTLQVFFNMEDHTVYVRQRPHLEMFLNRVAQMFEVVVFTASESVYAEPLLDKLDPDRKLISRRFYRESCTFSNGSYTKDLTIFGVDLAKVVIVDNTPQLQVDNGIPIKSWFDDPTDVELMELLQFLATLVDAKDVRPIISKNFNNKPQLIGSD; encoded by the exons ATGGACTGTTTAGGAACGCAGGAACCCCATTCAATCGGTACATCCAATGGACTTTTTAAAGATCCTCATTATCAAAAGAGTACGTTTGACCAAACATCAAGGGCGAACCAGCAAAATG GATGTTCCAGTAATGAAGTATCAAAACATAATATTGGAATCGCTGAAGTCCATTTCTCACGGGATGATTCTAGTGCAGAAATGACCAATTTACACCCACTCTTACCATGTGATTATGGATCATCG GTTCCTACACTGACACCATGCTGCTCACACCCTGAAACTGTATTCTCACCTAATTGGAAACAGGATGATCCTCAGACAAAAGCAATGTATCACAATGGTGCAG CAACGGATGACAACTCTGAGTTTCTTCAACTAATTTTTAGTGACACTTACGAAGGGAACAGTTCAAGTGAACTGCAAATTTGGGATATTTTAGATCTGTATTTCCCTGAAAGCTTTGCCGCTGTTCAATTCAATACGCTGATGGGTTTTGGAAATGATGATTGTAGTTATAATGAGTGTGTGGATGCTGCTGATATGGTAGCGATGGGCATTTCTCCCCCAGATAAAACAAGGGGCGTGGATGATGCTACTTGCAGGGCTCCAGTTGATTATACTAGCTTTTACCTTCAAAATAGACCATCAGATTCAGAGAATGAGTGCAGCTCTGCCTCTTGCATGGTGACAGGATATGAATGTACTGATAATCAAGAACTACCAGTAGGTCTTCTGAATTTAATGGATATTGGTTCACCAGGCAATTCAGATGACTTATCCAGACCATCACTGAACACAAAAAACATCGTGCTTGTGCTGGATTTGGATG AAACCCTTGTTCATTCAAAGCTACAACCCTGTGATAATTTTGACTTCACCCTTCAAGTTTTCTTTAATATGGAAGATCATACAGTATACGTGAGGCAGAGGCCTCACCTCGAGATGTTCCTCAACCGAGTTGCTCAGATGTTTGAGGTTGTCGTTTTCACAGCTAGTGAGAGTGTTTATGCTGAGCCTCTACTAGATAAACTCGATCCAGATCGGAAACTGATTTCACGCCGTTTTTACCGTGAATCGTGTACATTTTCCAATGGTAGCTACACAAAGGACCTAACAATTTTCGGAGTTGACTTGGCAAAAGTTGTGATAGTTGACAATACTCCACAG CTGCAGGTCGACAACGGCATACCCATAAAGAGCTGGTTTGATGACCCCACAGATGTTGAGTTGATGGAACTGCTTCAATTCCTTGCGACCCTCGTTGATGCCAAGGATGTTCGACCAATAATCTCCAAGAACTTCAACAACAAACCTCAATTGATAGGATCGGATTAG
- the LOC101759967 gene encoding serine carboxypeptidase-like 50, whose product MAPPPPALLLLLLIAVTVPLSDPAPVFPDEALPTKSGYLPIPPANASLFFAFYEATQPLTAPASTPLLLWLQGGPGCSSLLGNFFELGPYFVTPDAETLSPNPFAWNRRFGLLFIDSPLGTGFSAAPSPADIPTNQSVIAAHILAALQSFLALDPSFRARPFFLAGESYAGKYVPATGAHILDVNPTLPEARRVNLRGVAIGNGLTHPVAQVATHADSAYFTGLINARQKRELEELQAEAVALTRAERWREASDARGRVLSRLQNMTGLATLYDAAKQRPYQTEPVAAFLNRAEAKAALGALGDVAWEECSDAVGAAMHADVMRSVRPEAESLLRRTRVLLYQGVRDLMDGVVSTEAWLGGVGWHGLPAFLDADRAVWRTRGDGELAGYVQRSGALSHAVVYGAGHLVPADNGRAAQEMIEDWVLQAGPFGRRGGDGLRSAA is encoded by the coding sequence ATGgctccgccgccccctgccctcctcctcctcctcctcattgcCGTCACCGTCCCACTCTCAGACCCGGCGCCGGTGTTCCCCGATGAAGCCCTCCCCACCAAGTCGGGGTACCTCCCCATCCCGCCCGCCAACGCCTCGCTCTTCTTCGCCTTCTACGAGGCCACCCAACCGCTCACCGCGCCGGCCTCCACGCCGCTCCTCCTCTGGCTGCAGGGCGGGCCCGGCTGCTCCAGCCTCCTCGGCAACTTCTTCGAGCTCGGCCCCTACTTCGTGACCCCCGACGCCGAGACCCTCTCTCCCAACCCCTTCGCGTGGAACCGCCGCTTCGGGCTGCTCTTCATCGACAGCCCGCTCGGTACCGGGTTCAGCGCCGCGCCGTCCCCCGCCGACATCCCCACCAACCAGTCCGTCATCGCCGCGCACATCCTCGCCGCGCTGCAGTCGTTCCTCGCCCTCGACCCCAGCTTCCGCGCGCGGCCGTTCTTCCTCGCCGGCGAGAGCTACGCCGGCAAGTACGTCCCAGCGACGGGGGCGCACATCCTGGACGTGAACCCGACGCTGCCGGAGGCGCGGCGCGTCAACCTCCGCGGCGTGGCGATCGGCAACGGGCTCACGCACCCCGTCGCGCAGGTGGCCACGCACGCGGACTCGGCCTACTTCACGGGCCTCATCAACGCGCGGCAGAAGCGGGAGCTCGAGGAGCtgcaggcggaggcggtggcgctgacGCGCGCGGAGCGGTGGCGCGAGGCGTCGGACGCGCGGGGGCGGGTGCTGTCGCGGCTGCAGAACATGACCGGCCTGGCCACGCTGTACGACGCGGCGAAGCAGCGGCCGTACCAGACGGAGCCCGTGGCCGCGTTCCTGAACAGGGCGGAGGCCAAGGCGGCGCTGGGCGCGCTCGGGGACGTGGCGTGGGAGGAGTGCAGCGACGCGGTGGGCGCCGCGATGCACGCGGACGTGATGAGGAGCGTGAGGCCCGAGGCGGAGTCGCTGCTGCGGCGCACGCGCGTGCTGCTGTACCAGGGCGTCCGCGACCTCATGGACGGCGTCGTGTCGACGGAGGCGTGGCTCGGCGGTGTGGGATGGCACGGGCTGCCCGCGTTCCTCGATGCCGACCGCGCCGTGTGGCGGACGCGGGGCGACGGGGAGCTCGCGGGCTACGTGCAGCGCTCCGGCGCGCTCTCGCACGCGGTGGTGTACGGGGCCGGGCACCTCGTGCCGGCGGACAACGGCCGCGCCGCGCAGGAGATGATCGAGGATTGGGTGCTGCAGGCGGGGCCGTTCGGGCGCCGCGGTGGCGACGGCTTGAGGAGCGCCGCCTGA
- the LOC101757531 gene encoding phosphatase PSR1 isoform X3 — translation MTNLHPLLPCDYGSSVPTLTPCCSHPETVFSPNWKQDDPQTKAMYHNGAATDDNSEFLQLIFSDTYEGNSSSELQIWDILDLYFPESFAAVQFNTLMGFGNDDCSYNECVDAADMVAMGISPPDKTRGVDDATCRAPVDYTSFYLQNRPSDSENECSSASCMVTGYECTDNQELPVGLLNLMDIGSPGNSDDLSRPSLNTKNIVLVLDLDETLVHSKLQPCDNFDFTLQVFFNMEDHTVYVRQRPHLEMFLNRVAQMFEVVVFTASESVYAEPLLDKLDPDRKLISRRFYRESCTFSNGSYTKDLTIFGVDLAKVVIVDNTPQVFQLQVDNGIPIKSWFDDPTDVELMELLQFLATLVDAKDVRPIISKNFNNKPQLIGSD, via the exons ATGACCAATTTACACCCACTCTTACCATGTGATTATGGATCATCG GTTCCTACACTGACACCATGCTGCTCACACCCTGAAACTGTATTCTCACCTAATTGGAAACAGGATGATCCTCAGACAAAAGCAATGTATCACAATGGTGCAG CAACGGATGACAACTCTGAGTTTCTTCAACTAATTTTTAGTGACACTTACGAAGGGAACAGTTCAAGTGAACTGCAAATTTGGGATATTTTAGATCTGTATTTCCCTGAAAGCTTTGCCGCTGTTCAATTCAATACGCTGATGGGTTTTGGAAATGATGATTGTAGTTATAATGAGTGTGTGGATGCTGCTGATATGGTAGCGATGGGCATTTCTCCCCCAGATAAAACAAGGGGCGTGGATGATGCTACTTGCAGGGCTCCAGTTGATTATACTAGCTTTTACCTTCAAAATAGACCATCAGATTCAGAGAATGAGTGCAGCTCTGCCTCTTGCATGGTGACAGGATATGAATGTACTGATAATCAAGAACTACCAGTAGGTCTTCTGAATTTAATGGATATTGGTTCACCAGGCAATTCAGATGACTTATCCAGACCATCACTGAACACAAAAAACATCGTGCTTGTGCTGGATTTGGATG AAACCCTTGTTCATTCAAAGCTACAACCCTGTGATAATTTTGACTTCACCCTTCAAGTTTTCTTTAATATGGAAGATCATACAGTATACGTGAGGCAGAGGCCTCACCTCGAGATGTTCCTCAACCGAGTTGCTCAGATGTTTGAGGTTGTCGTTTTCACAGCTAGTGAGAGTGTTTATGCTGAGCCTCTACTAGATAAACTCGATCCAGATCGGAAACTGATTTCACGCCGTTTTTACCGTGAATCGTGTACATTTTCCAATGGTAGCTACACAAAGGACCTAACAATTTTCGGAGTTGACTTGGCAAAAGTTGTGATAGTTGACAATACTCCACAG GTCTTCCAGCTGCAGGTCGACAACGGCATACCCATAAAGAGCTGGTTTGATGACCCCACAGATGTTGAGTTGATGGAACTGCTTCAATTCCTTGCGACCCTCGTTGATGCCAAGGATGTTCGACCAATAATCTCCAAGAACTTCAACAACAAACCTCAATTGATAGGATCGGATTAG
- the LOC101757145 gene encoding probable WRKY transcription factor 57 — MSDGAGAGGHGHGGLYGDPAAADHFTAFDHDDFFFQRTPYAGEGSGGGDGLTTPYSSITDYLQGFLDPAGLAAHLDVPCRLGDDDAVKQEMEVRLIRHDGPAASAPVTPNSSSVLSSSSCEAGGADEETQRRCKNMLEGEEEEQEMDAEGSAADRNCKRSKAAEKKARGEKKPREPRVAFMTKSEVDHLEDGYRWRKYGQKAVKNSSYPRSYYRCTAARCGVKKRVERSHQDPSTVVTTYEGQHTHPRPASLLVRGGAGGGAYAAPPPQLGLGFRPDLRAMIDSYAHGTRMAPGSLLLPRPAGLPSPAPGLLQEHRRSSSHLAAAYGGAVLDFVPSAMGDGHA, encoded by the exons ATGTCTGATGGAGCAGGAGCGGGGGGTCATGGCCATGGGGGCCTCTACGGGGATCCTGCCGCGGCTGATCACTTCACCGCCTTCGACCACGACGACTTCTTCTTCCAGAGAACGCCGTACGCCGGggaaggcagcggcggcggcgatgggctgACGACGCCGTACTCAAGCATCACGGACTACCTGCAGGGCTTCCTGGACCCTGCGGGGCTCGCTGCGCACCTCGACGTGCCGTGCCGGTTGGGCGATGACGACGCCGTGAAGCAGGAAATGGAGGTGCGGTTGATCCGCCATGACGGCCCGGCGGCCAGTGCGCCGGTCACGCCGAACTCGTCGTCGGTGCTGTCGTCGTCCAGCTGCGAGGCTGGTGGTGCCGACGAGGAGACGCAGCGCCGGTGCAAGAATATGCTGgagggggaagaagaggaacagGAGATGGATGCCGAGGGATCTGCAGCCGATCGGAACTGCAA GAGGAGCAAAGCTGCAGAGAAGAAGGCGAGGGGCGAGAAGAAGCCGCGGGAGCCCCGCGTGGCGTTCATGACCAAGAGCGAGGTCGACCACCTCGAGGACGGATACCGGTGGCGCAAGTACGGCCAGAAGGCCGTCAAGAACAGCTCGTACCCGAGGAGCTACTACCGGTGCacggcggcgcggtgcgggGTCAAGAAGCGGGTCGAGCGCTCGCACCAGGACCCCTCCACGGTCGTCACCACCTACGAGGGCCAGCACACGCACCCGAGGCCCGCGAGCCTCCTCgtcaggggcggcgccggcggcggggcctacgcggcgccgccgccgcagcttgGGCTTGGCTTCCGCCCAGACCTGCGCGCGATGATCGACAGCTACGCTCACGGCACGCGCATGGCGCCCGGGAGCTTGCTGCTGCCTCGTCCTGCCGGCctgccctcgccggcgccggggcttCTTCAGGAGCACCGCCGCTCTTCTTCGCATTTGGCGGCTGCGTACGGTGGCGCCGTGCTGGACTTCGTTCCGTCCGCGATGGGCGATGGGCATGCATGA
- the LOC101760373 gene encoding tropinone reductase-like 3, translating into MEVKCRRLEGKVAVVTASTQGIGLAIAERLGLEGAAVVISSRKQKNVDEAVEGLKAKGITAVGAVCHVSNAQQRKDLIDTAVKNFGHIDILVSNAAANPTVDSILEMKEAVLDKLWDINVKASILLLQEAAPHLRKGSSVIIISSITGYNPEQGLTMYGVTKTALFGLTKALAGEMGPNTRVNCIAPGFVPTRFASFLTTNETIRKELTDKTALKRLGSVEDMAAAAAFLASDDASFITAETIVVAGGMQSRL; encoded by the exons ATGGAGGTCAAGTGCCGGCGCCTGGAGGGGAAGGTGGCCGTCGTGACGGCGTCCACGCAGGGGATCGGCCTCGCCATCGCCGAGCGCCTTGGCCTggagggcgccgccgtcgtcatctCCTCCCGGAAGCAG AAGAACGTGGACGAGGCGGTGGAGGGGCTCAAGGCAAAGGGGATCACCGCGGTCGGGGCCGTCTGCCACGTCTCCAACGCCCAGCAGCGCAAGGACCTCATCGACACGGCCGTCAAG AACTTTGGACACATTGATATTCTTGTCTCGAATGCTGCTGCAAATCCTACCGTAGATAGCATACTTGAAATGAAAGAGGCTGTTCTCGATAAACTGTGGGATATTAACGTCAAGGcttctattcttcttcttcag GAAGCTGCTCCCCATCTACGAAAGGGATCATCTGTGATTATTATTTCTTCAATTACTGGTTACAATCCAGAACAAGGATTGACAATGTACGGTGTTACAAAGACTGCTCTCTTTGGTCTCACAAAG GCTCTTGCTGGTGAGATGGGACCCAATACTCGTGTTAACTGTATAGCCCCAGGTTTTGTTCCTACACGGTTTGCTAGTTTCCTCACAACTAATGAGACCATT AGGAAAGAGCTTACTGACAAGACCGCGCTTAAGAGATTGGGCTCTGTGGAAGACATGGCTGCGGCTGCTGCATTCCTGGCCTCCGACGATGCATCATTCATTACAGCCGAAACCATTGTTGTTGCTGGAGGGATGCAGTCTAGATTGTAA
- the LOC101757531 gene encoding uncharacterized protein LOC101757531 isoform X1, with protein MDCLGTQEPHSIGTSNGLFKDPHYQKSTFDQTSRANQQNGCSSNEVSKHNIGIAEVHFSRDDSSAEMTNLHPLLPCDYGSSVPTLTPCCSHPETVFSPNWKQDDPQTKAMYHNGAATDDNSEFLQLIFSDTYEGNSSSELQIWDILDLYFPESFAAVQFNTLMGFGNDDCSYNECVDAADMVAMGISPPDKTRGVDDATCRAPVDYTSFYLQNRPSDSENECSSASCMVTGYECTDNQELPVGLLNLMDIGSPGNSDDLSRPSLNTKNIVLVLDLDETLVHSKLQPCDNFDFTLQVFFNMEDHTVYVRQRPHLEMFLNRVAQMFEVVVFTASESVYAEPLLDKLDPDRKLISRRFYRESCTFSNGSYTKDLTIFGVDLAKVVIVDNTPQVFQLQVDNGIPIKSWFDDPTDVELMELLQFLATLVDAKDVRPIISKNFNNKPQLIGSD; from the exons ATGGACTGTTTAGGAACGCAGGAACCCCATTCAATCGGTACATCCAATGGACTTTTTAAAGATCCTCATTATCAAAAGAGTACGTTTGACCAAACATCAAGGGCGAACCAGCAAAATG GATGTTCCAGTAATGAAGTATCAAAACATAATATTGGAATCGCTGAAGTCCATTTCTCACGGGATGATTCTAGTGCAGAAATGACCAATTTACACCCACTCTTACCATGTGATTATGGATCATCG GTTCCTACACTGACACCATGCTGCTCACACCCTGAAACTGTATTCTCACCTAATTGGAAACAGGATGATCCTCAGACAAAAGCAATGTATCACAATGGTGCAG CAACGGATGACAACTCTGAGTTTCTTCAACTAATTTTTAGTGACACTTACGAAGGGAACAGTTCAAGTGAACTGCAAATTTGGGATATTTTAGATCTGTATTTCCCTGAAAGCTTTGCCGCTGTTCAATTCAATACGCTGATGGGTTTTGGAAATGATGATTGTAGTTATAATGAGTGTGTGGATGCTGCTGATATGGTAGCGATGGGCATTTCTCCCCCAGATAAAACAAGGGGCGTGGATGATGCTACTTGCAGGGCTCCAGTTGATTATACTAGCTTTTACCTTCAAAATAGACCATCAGATTCAGAGAATGAGTGCAGCTCTGCCTCTTGCATGGTGACAGGATATGAATGTACTGATAATCAAGAACTACCAGTAGGTCTTCTGAATTTAATGGATATTGGTTCACCAGGCAATTCAGATGACTTATCCAGACCATCACTGAACACAAAAAACATCGTGCTTGTGCTGGATTTGGATG AAACCCTTGTTCATTCAAAGCTACAACCCTGTGATAATTTTGACTTCACCCTTCAAGTTTTCTTTAATATGGAAGATCATACAGTATACGTGAGGCAGAGGCCTCACCTCGAGATGTTCCTCAACCGAGTTGCTCAGATGTTTGAGGTTGTCGTTTTCACAGCTAGTGAGAGTGTTTATGCTGAGCCTCTACTAGATAAACTCGATCCAGATCGGAAACTGATTTCACGCCGTTTTTACCGTGAATCGTGTACATTTTCCAATGGTAGCTACACAAAGGACCTAACAATTTTCGGAGTTGACTTGGCAAAAGTTGTGATAGTTGACAATACTCCACAG GTCTTCCAGCTGCAGGTCGACAACGGCATACCCATAAAGAGCTGGTTTGATGACCCCACAGATGTTGAGTTGATGGAACTGCTTCAATTCCTTGCGACCCTCGTTGATGCCAAGGATGTTCGACCAATAATCTCCAAGAACTTCAACAACAAACCTCAATTGATAGGATCGGATTAG
- the LOC101759562 gene encoding serine carboxypeptidase-like 50: MAPASPVVVLVFFAVTVPLSAAAGATLVFPKEALPTKSGYLPIPPANASLFFAFYEATQPLTAPASTPLLLWLQGGPGCSSLLGNFFELGPYFVTPDAETLSPNPFAWNRRFGLLFIDSPLGTGFSAAPSPADIPTNQSVIAAHILAALQSFLALDPSFHARPFFLAGESYAGKYVPATGAHILDVNPTLPEARRVNLRGVAIGNGLTHPVAQVATHADSAYFTGLINARQKRELEELQAEAVALTRAERWREASDARGRVLSRLQNMTGLATLYDAAKQRPYQTEPVAAFLNRAEAKAALGARGDVAWEECSDAVGAAMHADVMRSVRPEAESLLRRTRVLLYQGVRDLRDGVVSTEAWLGGVGWHGLHAFLDADRAVWRTRGDGELAGYVQCSGALSHAVVYGAGHLVPADNGRAAQEMIEDWVLQAGPFGRRGGDGLRCAA, translated from the coding sequence ATGGCTCCGGCGAGTCctgtcgtcgtcctcgtcttcTTCGCCGTAACCGTCCCGCTCTCTGCTGCTGCGGGGGCGACACTGGTGTTCCCCAAGGAAGCCCTCCCCACCAAGTCGGGGTACCTCCCCATCCCGCCCGCCAACGCCTCGCTCTTCTTCGCCTTCTACGAGGCCACCCAACCGCTCACCGCGCCGGCCTCCACGCCGCTCCTCCTCTGGCTGCAGGGCGGGCCCGGCTGCTCCAGCCTCCTCGGCAACTTCTTCGAGCTCGGCCCCTACTTCGTGACCCCCGACGCCGAGACCCTCTCTCCCAACCCCTTCGCGTGGAACCGCCGCTTCGGGCTGCTCTTCATCGACAGCCCGCTCGGTACCGGGTTCAGCGCCGCGCCGTCCCCCGCCGACATCCCCACCAACCAGTCCGTCATCGCCGCGCACATCCTCGCCGCGCTGCAGTCGTTCCTCGCCCTCGACCCCAGCTTTCACGCGCGGCCGTTCTTCCTCGCCGGCGAGAGCTACGCCGGCAAGTACGTCCCAGCGACGGGGGCGCACATCCTGGACGTGAACCCGACGCTGCCGGAGGCGCGGCGCGTCAACCTCCGCGGCGTGGCGATCGGCAACGGGCTCACGCACCCCGTCGCGCAGGTGGCCACGCACGCGGACTCGGCCTACTTCACGGGCCTCATCAACGCGCGGCAGAAGCGGGAGCTCGAGGAGCtgcaggcggaggcggtggcgctgacGCGCGCGGAGCGGTGGCGCGAGGCGTCGGACGCGCGGGGGCGGGTGCTGTCGCGGCTGCAGAACATGACCGGCCTGGCCACGCTGTACGACGCGGCGAAGCAGCGGCCGTACCAGACGGAGCCCGTGGCCGCGTTCCTGAATAGGGCGGAGGCCAAGGCGGCGCTGGGCGCGCGCGGGGACGTGGCGTGGGAGGAGTGCAGCGACGCGGTGGGCGCCGCGATGCACGCGGACGTGATGAGGAGCGTGAGGCCCGAGGCGGAGTCGCTGCTGCGGCGCACGCGCGTGCTGCTGTACCAGGGCGTCCGCGACCTCAGGGACGGCGTCGTGTCCACGGAGGCGTGGCTCGGCGGCGTGGGATGGCACGGGCTGCACGCGTTCCTCGATGCCGACCGCGCCGTGTGGCGGACGCGGGGCGACGGGGAGCTCGCGGGCTACGTGCAGTGCTCCGGCGCGCTCTCGCACGCGGTGGTGTACGGGGCCGGGCATCTCGTGCCGGCGGACAACGGCCGCGCCGCGCAGGAGATGATCGAGGATTGGGTGCTGCAGGCGGGGCCGTTCGGGCGCCGCGGTGGCGACGGCTTGAGGTGCGCCGCCTGA